In Lacrimispora indolis DSM 755, a genomic segment contains:
- the lepA gene encoding translation elongation factor 4 — MAAAQQNKIRNFCIIAHIDHGKSTLADRIIEKTGLLTSREMQSQVLDNMDLERERGITIKAQAVRTVYKAQNGEEYIFNMIDTPGHVDFNYEVSRSLAACDGAILVVDASQGIEAQTLANVYMALDHDLDVFPVLNKIDLPSAEPERVVEEIEDVIGIEAHNAPRISAKTGENVEAVLEAIVEKIPAPLGDPEAPLQALIFDSLYDSYKGVIVFFRVKEGTVRKGDKVRMMATGAIEEVVEVGYFGAGQFLPCEFLSAGMVGYLTASIKNVKDTAVGDTITHADRPCKVPLPGYKKVTSMVYCGLYPADGARYNDLRDALEKLQLNDASLFFEPETSLALGFGFRCGFLGLLHLEVIQERLEREYNLDLVTTAPGVVYRVYKKNGEKLELTNPSNLPDPTEIEYMEEPIVSAEIMVTTEFVGAIMTLCQERRGVYLGMEYMEATRALLKYELPLNEIIYDFFDALKSRSRGYASFDYELKGYQRSELVKLDILVNKEEVDALSFIVHALSAYDRGRRMCEKLKDEIPRQLFEIPIQAAIGGKIIARETVKAMRKDVLAKCYGGDISRKKKLLEKQKEGKKRMRQVGNVEIPQKAFMSVLKLDDE, encoded by the coding sequence ATGGCAGCTGCCCAGCAGAATAAGATACGCAACTTTTGTATTATCGCTCATATTGATCACGGAAAGTCAACCCTTGCGGACAGGATTATAGAAAAGACAGGGTTGTTGACCAGCAGGGAAATGCAGTCCCAGGTGCTTGATAACATGGATTTGGAACGAGAGAGGGGAATCACCATCAAGGCCCAGGCGGTCCGGACCGTTTACAAGGCTCAAAATGGCGAAGAATACATCTTTAACATGATCGATACACCGGGTCATGTGGACTTTAACTATGAGGTTTCCCGAAGCCTTGCAGCCTGCGACGGAGCCATCCTGGTGGTGGATGCATCCCAGGGGATCGAGGCACAGACTCTTGCCAACGTTTATATGGCTCTTGATCACGATCTTGACGTATTTCCGGTATTAAATAAAATTGATCTCCCAAGCGCAGAGCCGGAGCGTGTGGTGGAGGAGATCGAAGATGTAATAGGGATAGAGGCTCACAATGCTCCCAGGATTTCCGCAAAGACAGGAGAAAATGTGGAAGCAGTCCTGGAAGCCATAGTTGAAAAGATCCCGGCTCCTCTGGGAGACCCGGAAGCTCCCCTTCAGGCCCTGATTTTCGACTCTCTTTATGATTCCTATAAAGGCGTCATCGTTTTCTTCCGGGTAAAAGAAGGAACAGTGAGAAAAGGCGATAAGGTGCGCATGATGGCTACCGGAGCAATAGAAGAGGTGGTGGAGGTAGGTTATTTCGGTGCAGGACAGTTTCTTCCCTGTGAATTCTTAAGTGCAGGCATGGTAGGATATCTCACAGCCAGCATTAAGAATGTAAAGGATACTGCGGTGGGTGATACCATCACCCATGCGGACCGCCCCTGCAAGGTGCCCCTTCCGGGCTATAAGAAGGTGACTTCCATGGTTTACTGCGGCCTATATCCTGCGGATGGAGCCCGCTACAATGATTTGAGGGATGCCTTAGAAAAGCTGCAGCTTAACGATGCTTCCCTGTTCTTTGAACCTGAGACTTCCCTTGCCCTTGGCTTTGGTTTCCGCTGCGGATTTTTAGGTCTCCTTCATCTGGAAGTCATTCAGGAGCGTCTGGAGCGGGAATATAACCTGGATCTGGTGACAACGGCTCCCGGCGTTGTTTACCGTGTGTATAAAAAGAACGGGGAGAAGCTGGAACTGACAAACCCCTCCAACCTGCCTGATCCAACGGAAATTGAATATATGGAAGAGCCAATCGTCAGCGCGGAGATCATGGTGACCACGGAATTTGTAGGCGCCATCATGACTTTGTGCCAGGAACGGCGCGGTGTGTACCTTGGCATGGAATACATGGAAGCTACCAGGGCGCTCTTAAAATATGAGCTTCCTTTAAATGAAATCATTTACGATTTCTTTGATGCCTTAAAGTCCCGTTCCAGGGGATATGCGTCTTTTGACTATGAGCTGAAGGGCTACCAGCGGTCAGAGCTTGTAAAGCTGGACATCCTGGTGAACAAGGAAGAAGTGGATGCCCTTTCCTTTATTGTCCATGCATTATCCGCCTATGACAGGGGCCGGAGAATGTGCGAGAAGCTTAAGGATGAGATTCCCAGACAGCTTTTCGAAATCCCCATCCAGGCGGCCATCGGAGGCAAGATCATTGCCCGTGAGACGGTGAAGGCCATGAGAAAGGACGTTCTTGCCAAGTGTTATGGCGGTGATATTTCCCGTAAGAAAAAACTTCTTGAAAAGCAGAAGGAAGGTAAAAAACGTATGCGCCAGGTCGGTAACGTAGAGATACCGCAAAAGGCATTTATGAGCGTACTGAAATTAGATGATGAATAA
- a CDS encoding stage II sporulation protein P, protein MKQRNKGINWFIRKMMIAVSLVLAVLLSIKEVSEAGKKADFNKAENWAKEGAGLGASYIWRHQYPAVAWEEDGQNSILSGTREKSVINVICDFLFNQSPLYRYAGSSKKAETDYGDIDPAYEGYLESGRFYEEHSVLLYDGGEESGEDGSINAGTSKAQPEGQPASGGSEQNQAAETNQPTAEKGSIQTTDKDPSMTCAVSNVWPISGTLYRKEQLADYDFLIQHFYSVHTSTTVGRDLMKADKFLSEDFTLEGGNDKPQVLIYHTHSQEEFKDHGPDNPNATVVGIGSYLTELLTAKGYNVIHDTSVYDLQNGKLDRNKAYTYALDGITGILQNNPSIEVILDVHRDGVNENLHMVNQVNGKPTAPIMFFNGVSQTPKGPIEYLPNPYRDQNLAFSFQMQLDAAAYFPNLTRKIYIKGLRYNLHLRARSALIEVGAQTNTYQEALNAMEPLAEVLDMVLQGN, encoded by the coding sequence ATGAAACAGAGAAACAAGGGAATTAACTGGTTTATAAGAAAAATGATGATTGCAGTAAGCCTGGTTCTGGCCGTTCTTCTCAGTATAAAAGAAGTATCAGAGGCCGGGAAAAAGGCCGATTTTAATAAAGCGGAAAATTGGGCAAAAGAAGGGGCCGGTCTTGGGGCTTCCTATATCTGGAGGCACCAGTATCCGGCCGTTGCTTGGGAAGAGGACGGACAGAACAGCATTTTGTCCGGAACACGTGAAAAATCCGTTATCAATGTGATCTGTGATTTCCTTTTCAACCAGTCTCCTCTATACCGGTATGCGGGCAGCAGTAAAAAGGCGGAAACAGATTATGGGGATATTGACCCAGCCTATGAGGGATATTTGGAAAGCGGGAGATTTTATGAGGAGCACAGCGTTCTGTTATATGACGGCGGAGAGGAAAGCGGAGAAGACGGAAGCATCAATGCCGGAACCAGCAAAGCGCAGCCCGAGGGGCAGCCGGCAAGCGGAGGATCGGAACAGAATCAGGCTGCTGAGACCAATCAGCCGACAGCTGAAAAAGGAAGTATCCAGACAACGGATAAGGACCCTTCCATGACCTGTGCGGTAAGCAATGTATGGCCCATATCAGGGACTTTATACCGCAAGGAACAGCTGGCTGACTATGACTTTCTGATACAGCATTTTTACAGCGTCCATACATCCACTACGGTTGGCAGGGATTTAATGAAGGCAGATAAATTCCTTTCCGAGGATTTTACCCTGGAAGGGGGAAATGACAAACCTCAGGTCCTTATTTACCATACCCATTCCCAGGAAGAATTTAAAGATCACGGGCCGGATAATCCCAATGCCACCGTAGTGGGAATCGGAAGCTATCTCACGGAACTTTTGACGGCAAAGGGCTATAATGTGATCCACGATACCTCGGTTTATGATTTACAGAACGGAAAACTGGACAGAAACAAGGCATATACTTATGCTCTTGATGGAATTACAGGCATCCTTCAGAATAATCCTTCCATTGAGGTGATCCTGGATGTCCACAGGGATGGGGTAAATGAGAATCTGCACATGGTAAACCAGGTCAATGGGAAACCCACAGCGCCCATTATGTTTTTCAATGGAGTCAGCCAGACACCAAAAGGGCCGATTGAATATCTTCCCAACCCATACAGGGATCAGAACCTTGCTTTCAGCTTTCAGATGCAGCTTGACGCAGCGGCCTATTTTCCAAATCTGACCCGGAAAATATACATAAAAGGACTTCGGTATAACCTGCATTTAAGAGCAAGGTCAGCCCTGATCGAGGTAGGCGCCCAGACCAATACATACCAGGAAGCGTTAAACGCTATGGAACCTCTGGCAGAAGTTTTAGATATGGTGCTGCAAGGAAATTAA
- the gpr gene encoding GPR endopeptidase: protein MENTFTVRTDLAVEERESFPGDGGEISGVSLREWHRADSHIKMTEVKILDKKGEKAMGKPIGTYITLEADELSMKDEDYHREVSEELASQIERLLAGKNYRKPEFHVLVAGLGNSSVTPDSLGPRVLKNLQVTRHLKVQYGDDFWKGRSMPTISGIVPGVMAQTGMESAEILKGIINETEPDLIIAIDALAARSVKRLGTTIQLTDTGIHPGSGVGNHRHSLTLESLGVPVMAIGVPTVVGAAAIVHDTVSAMIGALSKSMETKGMGDFMGKLNSDEQYDLIRELLEPEFGPMYVTPPDIDETVKELSFTISEGIHLAFLGQEVS, encoded by the coding sequence ATGGAAAATACATTTACAGTGCGCACAGATCTTGCAGTAGAAGAGAGAGAAAGCTTCCCAGGCGACGGCGGTGAAATATCGGGGGTATCCCTGCGGGAGTGGCACCGGGCAGACAGCCATATAAAGATGACCGAAGTAAAAATTCTTGATAAAAAGGGCGAAAAAGCCATGGGAAAACCAATTGGAACTTATATCACCCTGGAAGCCGATGAGCTTTCCATGAAAGACGAAGATTATCACAGGGAGGTTTCGGAAGAACTGGCGAGCCAGATCGAACGTCTCCTTGCGGGGAAAAATTACAGGAAGCCGGAATTTCATGTGCTGGTGGCAGGGCTTGGCAATTCTTCCGTGACCCCGGATTCCCTTGGTCCCAGAGTCCTTAAAAACCTTCAGGTGACAAGGCATTTGAAAGTCCAGTACGGGGATGATTTCTGGAAAGGAAGAAGTATGCCCACGATCAGCGGCATTGTTCCGGGGGTCATGGCTCAGACAGGCATGGAAAGCGCCGAGATTTTAAAGGGGATCATAAACGAAACAGAGCCTGATCTCATTATTGCAATTGATGCGCTTGCGGCCAGAAGCGTAAAGCGCCTTGGGACTACCATTCAGCTTACGGACACAGGGATCCACCCAGGTTCCGGAGTGGGCAATCACAGACACAGCCTTACCTTGGAAAGCCTTGGCGTGCCGGTCATGGCCATTGGAGTTCCCACCGTTGTAGGGGCTGCGGCCATTGTCCATGATACAGTTTCTGCCATGATAGGCGCACTTTCAAAAAGCATGGAAACAAAGGGAATGGGAGATTTTATGGGAAAGCTGAACTCCGATGAACAGTATGACCTTATTAGGGAATTGCTGGAGCCGGAGTTCGGACCTATGTATGTGACACCTCCGGATATTGATGAAACAGTAAAGGAATTGAGCTTCACCATCTCGGAAGGAATTCACTTGGCATTTTTGGGACAGGAAGTTTCGTAG
- the rpsT gene encoding 30S ribosomal protein S20, with protein sequence MANIKSAKKRILVNETKAARNKAIRSKVKTSIKKVEAAVVAGDKAAAQAILASAIAEIDKAATKGVYHKNTASRKVSRISKAVNTMA encoded by the coding sequence TTGGCTAACATTAAATCTGCTAAAAAGAGAATTTTAGTAAACGAAACAAAAGCTGCAAGAAACAAAGCGATCAGATCCAAAGTGAAAACATCTATCAAGAAGGTAGAGGCTGCTGTTGTTGCCGGTGACAAGGCTGCTGCACAGGCAATTTTAGCAAGCGCTATCGCAGAGATCGATAAGGCTGCTACAAAGGGCGTATATCATAAGAATACCGCTTCCAGAAAAGTATCCAGAATCTCTAAAGCTGTAAACACAATGGCTTAA
- a CDS encoding glycoside hydrolase family 13 protein: protein MKNWWKESVVYQIYPRSFCDSNGDGIGDIGGIISKLDYLKELGIDVVWLSPVYDSPNDDNGYDIRDYRKIMKEFGTMEEFDKLLTELHNRGIRLVMDLVVNHTSDEHSWFAESRKSKDNPYRDYYIWRDGKDGKEPNNWGSCFSGPAWKYDEETSQYFLHLFSEKQPDLNWDNEKVRTEVYDMMKWWLDKGIDGFRMDVISLISKREGLPDGPAMINGYASFNVAANGPLVHEYLQEMNREVLSGYDIMTVGECSGVTLEEAAKYASSDGKELNMVFQFEHMDVDGDPDNKWTDKKMHLPDLKAVMTKWQKGLEGIAWNSLFWDNHDQPRVVSRFGSDCEEYRERSAKMLATCLHMMQGTPYVYQGEELGMTNVPFESIDDFRDLDSINAYHELTGKGIFTEEEMMKYIRYKSRDNARTPMQWDTGAYAGFSESDPWIMVNPNYKTINAKEQMKRETSVFHYYKKLIALRHKYEIIVYGSYELLLPDDPDIYAYVRTLGDRKLLVVCSFSSKTVNYCIPEEFKSGTVLISNYEAGEKKSKELRPYEALVIYQ, encoded by the coding sequence ATGAAAAATTGGTGGAAAGAATCCGTAGTGTATCAAATTTACCCCAGAAGCTTCTGTGACAGCAATGGAGACGGGATCGGTGATATAGGGGGAATCATCAGCAAGCTGGATTATTTAAAGGAGCTGGGGATCGATGTGGTCTGGCTGTCTCCTGTATATGATTCTCCCAATGATGACAATGGCTACGATATCCGTGATTACCGTAAAATTATGAAAGAATTTGGAACCATGGAAGAGTTTGATAAGCTTTTAACGGAGCTTCATAATAGGGGAATCAGACTGGTCATGGATCTTGTGGTAAACCACACCTCTGATGAGCATTCATGGTTTGCGGAAAGCAGAAAGTCAAAGGACAATCCTTACCGTGATTATTACATATGGAGGGATGGAAAGGATGGAAAAGAGCCCAATAACTGGGGATCCTGCTTTTCCGGGCCTGCATGGAAATACGATGAGGAAACAAGCCAGTATTTCCTTCATCTTTTTTCTGAAAAGCAGCCTGACTTAAACTGGGATAATGAGAAAGTCCGGACAGAGGTATACGACATGATGAAATGGTGGCTGGATAAGGGCATTGACGGGTTCCGCATGGATGTGATCAGCCTGATTTCCAAGCGGGAAGGACTTCCTGACGGCCCGGCCATGATCAATGGGTATGCCAGCTTTAATGTTGCAGCCAACGGTCCCTTGGTCCACGAATATTTACAGGAAATGAACCGGGAGGTTTTATCCGGTTACGATATCATGACTGTGGGAGAGTGCTCAGGGGTCACTCTTGAGGAAGCCGCCAAATACGCATCTTCTGATGGTAAGGAGCTTAACATGGTATTCCAGTTCGAACATATGGATGTGGATGGGGACCCTGACAACAAGTGGACGGATAAGAAGATGCACCTGCCGGATTTAAAGGCGGTCATGACAAAGTGGCAGAAAGGGCTTGAGGGAATTGCCTGGAACAGTCTGTTCTGGGATAATCACGACCAGCCAAGAGTTGTTTCCCGCTTTGGCAGCGACTGTGAGGAATACAGAGAACGTTCAGCCAAGATGCTCGCCACCTGCCTTCATATGATGCAGGGGACTCCTTATGTATATCAGGGAGAGGAGCTAGGCATGACCAATGTTCCATTTGAAAGCATTGATGATTTCCGGGATCTTGACAGCATAAATGCATATCATGAGCTGACCGGAAAGGGGATTTTTACGGAAGAAGAAATGATGAAGTATATAAGGTACAAGAGCCGGGACAATGCCAGGACGCCTATGCAGTGGGATACAGGCGCTTATGCCGGATTTTCAGAAAGTGACCCGTGGATCATGGTAAATCCCAATTATAAAACCATCAATGCCAAAGAACAGATGAAACGGGAGACTTCTGTATTCCATTACTATAAAAAACTGATCGCTCTCCGCCATAAGTATGAGATCATTGTTTACGGCAGTTATGAGCTGCTTCTTCCGGATGACCCGGATATATATGCCTATGTGAGGACTTTGGGAGACAGGAAGCTTTTGGTGGTATGCAGCTTCAGCAGTAAGACCGTAAATTACTGCATACCGGAGGAATTTAAGTCAGGAACGGTTTTGATCAGCAATTATGAGGCAGGGGAGAAAAAGAGCAAAGAGCTTAGACCTTATGAAGCGCTGGTGATTTATCAATAG
- a CDS encoding MGH1-like glycoside hydrolase domain-containing protein, protein MEDYSMELDIRSVPFSRYGSYLAFSYPQDGTKEFDGHIAVRVLYGAFSQQETYPIILLNDEGKPEEKFAVSMSPWELNAASETGGYSICFRDEDTFLLKADSPILITKTKAGTYDRVMEHMDGSFEIAGDDMALRVSIQKGKAKDQSASQGNGFGSSRTGLLLSPKEGELLAAVTLTGLSPQKEEYESYDVCRQAVKEEYEKFESGIIKGLKKPDPAYGKAGREAAYILWHSVLYPSGYIKRPVMVMTKNWMNLVWSWDYAFNGLALVSSHPDLAYGQFLAMADQQDEYGAYPDAYQARKIIRSFVKPPVQGFILEKMFQIHDPGREIKERLYHSTAAFTNWWLTYRMEENGIPTYHHGNDSGWDNATVFRLGLPVQSPDLSAWLVLQMEFLEHTARELGRHSEAETWKEKGEELLSKLQAYFVRNNRFIAVKIPEMKAVPSDSLILYLPLILGKRLPKKLREDLLSGLLKDGRLAGIWGFASEPMNSELFEEDGYWRGAVWPAAVMILTDALRRCGRQKEARIYAERFCRLLRGKGIL, encoded by the coding sequence ATGGAAGACTACAGCATGGAACTGGATATCCGCTCCGTTCCCTTTAGCAGGTACGGCTCTTACCTGGCATTTTCCTACCCTCAGGATGGCACAAAGGAGTTTGACGGCCACATTGCGGTGCGGGTGCTTTACGGCGCTTTTTCCCAGCAGGAGACCTACCCCATCATACTTTTAAATGATGAAGGAAAGCCGGAAGAAAAGTTTGCTGTTTCCATGTCACCCTGGGAACTGAACGCAGCTTCTGAAACAGGAGGCTACTCCATATGCTTTAGGGATGAGGACACGTTTCTCTTAAAAGCGGACAGTCCCATATTGATCACAAAGACAAAAGCAGGCACCTATGACAGAGTGATGGAACATATGGATGGAAGCTTTGAAATTGCAGGAGATGATATGGCGCTGCGCGTGTCAATACAAAAGGGAAAAGCAAAGGATCAATCGGCCAGTCAGGGCAATGGCTTTGGAAGCAGCAGAACAGGGCTTCTTCTGAGCCCAAAGGAAGGGGAGCTGTTGGCAGCGGTCACTCTTACCGGTTTAAGCCCGCAAAAAGAGGAATATGAAAGCTATGATGTTTGCCGTCAGGCGGTAAAAGAGGAATATGAGAAATTTGAGTCAGGAATCATAAAAGGCCTTAAAAAGCCGGATCCTGCTTATGGAAAAGCCGGAAGAGAGGCTGCTTATATTTTGTGGCATTCCGTGCTCTATCCGTCCGGGTACATCAAAAGGCCGGTAATGGTCATGACAAAGAACTGGATGAATCTGGTATGGAGCTGGGATTATGCCTTTAACGGCCTTGCCCTGGTTTCCTCTCATCCGGACCTGGCATACGGCCAGTTTTTGGCCATGGCGGACCAACAGGATGAGTATGGGGCATATCCTGATGCTTATCAGGCGAGGAAGATCATACGCTCTTTTGTGAAGCCTCCTGTTCAGGGATTTATTCTGGAAAAAATGTTTCAGATCCATGATCCGGGCAGGGAGATCAAGGAAAGGCTGTATCATTCCACCGCCGCCTTTACCAACTGGTGGCTGACCTACCGGATGGAGGAAAACGGCATTCCTACCTATCATCATGGCAATGATTCCGGCTGGGACAATGCAACGGTTTTCCGCTTAGGCCTGCCGGTCCAGTCACCGGATTTATCGGCCTGGCTTGTTTTGCAGATGGAGTTTTTAGAACATACGGCAAGAGAGCTTGGGCGGCATTCTGAGGCTGAAACATGGAAGGAGAAAGGGGAAGAGCTTCTCTCTAAGCTGCAGGCTTATTTTGTCAGAAATAACCGCTTTATTGCAGTGAAAATTCCAGAGATGAAGGCGGTGCCCTCTGATTCTCTGATTCTGTACCTTCCTCTGATCCTTGGAAAGCGCCTGCCAAAGAAACTTCGGGAAGATCTCCTTTCAGGGCTCTTAAAGGACGGCCGTCTGGCCGGTATCTGGGGATTTGCATCAGAGCCTATGAACAGTGAGCTGTTTGAGGAGGACGGATACTGGCGGGGAGCTGTCTGGCCGGCTGCTGTCATGATTCTGACAGATGCGCTGAGACGGTGCGGCAGACAAAAAGAGGCACGGATTTACGCAGAACGTTTCTGCAGACTTTTGCGCGGAAAAGGGATTTTATGA
- the pgmB gene encoding beta-phosphoglucomutase — MLNTMNFFKGQGDLKNWLIEETEFDARNLGKYEAIFAQGNGYIGMRNALEERYVEEVRNTFITGTFNKAGDEEVTELPNIPDVTAMDITVNGYRLNLQSGKVVEYSRVMNFKNGETTRKIVWKCPEGTVVTALFKRFVSLKNEHVAAEYLELSCDSSAQLVIETGIHGDVTNHGAMHFENLRRRIYDGVTMQFLSETTQSRVLAAVHSACRINREEKPLPIMGRRNMDLRWSITAEAGEPIRLEKISCFHSSRDLAYEKEEHSGMSERLKADGMDCLRIEFEKGYDRLLAESEAVWEDFWKDHEVTIRGNDDFDQLALRFAQYHLNIMVKKDDNRVGIGAKALTGEGYKGHSFWDTEMFILPYFTLTEPKTARTLLEYRYRNLYGARKKAGENGWEGAMYPWECAWIDDGEVTPLYLGTDVVTGKVQKCLTGLIEHHISADVAYAVWQYYQASGDRNYMERYGYEIILDTALFWASRLEWNENKGCYEILDVIGPDEYKEHVDNNAYTNYMADYNMELAEHIMEALPKENKEVSDRLDRKFRFSQLKQKLMEKRAKFYLPAPDENGIVPQTDQYMSLEPIDLAPYKASGRVLGIHQDYNMEQMGKLMVSKQADTVMLDFLLPDLFPLETKRKNFEFYEDKTLHDSSLSRCVHAVLANDYGMDDMAYQMHQAACYTDLGPNMKSSEEGIHSASIGGIWLSCVMGFGGVRIRHDSLELNPKLPKAWEELRFPLVWKGQKLTVTVEKKGVRIANNGSCPVKLVVFGRSSKVEPKESVYVEKKTYEAVIFDLDGVICHTDHYHYLAWKKVADELGIYFDEIINNRLRGVSRKESFDIILERYDRVMKEEEKETYLTKKNESYKKLLEGMTPSDLSVETKDTLTELRKRGIKLAIGSSSKNAGLILKQLGLEHFFDAVSDGNAITHSKPHPEVFQKAASMLNCEPENCLVVEDAEAGLAAAKSCGMDCAAVEDGVKSSLAEYKLSSFRQLLEIVE, encoded by the coding sequence ATGCTTAACACAATGAATTTTTTTAAGGGCCAGGGAGATTTGAAAAACTGGCTGATAGAGGAAACAGAATTTGATGCCCGGAATCTGGGAAAATACGAGGCAATTTTTGCCCAGGGAAACGGTTACATAGGGATGCGCAATGCTCTGGAGGAGCGGTATGTGGAAGAGGTGAGGAATACCTTTATTACCGGAACCTTCAATAAAGCAGGAGATGAGGAGGTAACTGAGCTTCCCAACATTCCGGATGTAACTGCCATGGACATTACTGTTAACGGATACCGTCTGAATCTCCAGTCAGGAAAGGTTGTGGAGTATTCCAGGGTTATGAACTTTAAAAACGGCGAAACCACCAGAAAGATTGTATGGAAATGCCCGGAAGGGACAGTGGTAACGGCCCTATTTAAACGGTTTGTTTCTCTGAAAAATGAACATGTAGCGGCGGAATACTTAGAACTCTCCTGTGATAGCAGCGCCCAGCTGGTGATTGAAACGGGGATTCATGGGGATGTGACAAACCATGGAGCCATGCATTTCGAGAATTTGAGGCGCAGAATTTATGATGGAGTTACTATGCAGTTCCTTTCGGAAACCACCCAGTCCCGGGTTCTGGCGGCAGTCCACAGTGCCTGCCGGATAAACCGGGAGGAAAAGCCCCTTCCCATTATGGGAAGAAGAAATATGGATCTGCGCTGGTCCATCACAGCAGAGGCCGGAGAACCCATCCGCCTGGAAAAGATATCCTGTTTTCATTCCTCCAGGGATCTGGCTTATGAAAAAGAAGAACACTCCGGCATGTCTGAGCGTTTGAAGGCCGACGGAATGGACTGCTTACGGATTGAGTTTGAAAAAGGATATGATAGACTGCTGGCGGAATCTGAAGCAGTGTGGGAAGATTTCTGGAAAGACCATGAGGTGACCATACGGGGAAATGATGATTTTGATCAGCTTGCCCTCCGTTTTGCCCAGTACCATTTGAATATTATGGTGAAAAAGGACGATAACCGGGTGGGAATCGGTGCAAAGGCCCTGACAGGAGAGGGGTATAAGGGCCATTCCTTTTGGGATACGGAAATGTTCATCTTACCCTACTTTACCCTTACGGAGCCAAAAACTGCAAGAACGCTTCTGGAATACCGCTACAGAAATCTCTATGGCGCCCGCAAAAAGGCTGGTGAAAACGGCTGGGAGGGAGCGATGTATCCATGGGAGTGCGCCTGGATCGACGACGGCGAGGTAACCCCCTTATACCTGGGCACCGACGTGGTAACGGGAAAAGTGCAAAAGTGCCTGACAGGCTTAATTGAGCACCATATCAGCGCGGATGTGGCCTATGCGGTGTGGCAATATTATCAGGCCTCCGGAGACCGAAACTATATGGAGCGGTACGGGTACGAGATCATACTGGATACAGCTCTTTTCTGGGCCAGCCGTCTGGAATGGAATGAGAATAAGGGCTGTTACGAGATACTTGATGTGATCGGCCCGGATGAGTATAAAGAGCATGTGGACAATAATGCTTATACCAATTATATGGCGGATTATAATATGGAGCTGGCAGAGCATATTATGGAAGCTTTGCCAAAGGAAAATAAGGAAGTTTCAGACCGGCTTGACCGGAAATTCCGTTTCAGCCAGTTAAAACAAAAGCTTATGGAAAAGAGGGCAAAGTTCTATTTGCCCGCACCCGATGAAAACGGCATTGTTCCTCAGACAGACCAGTATATGAGCCTGGAACCCATTGACCTGGCACCCTATAAGGCGTCAGGAAGGGTCCTGGGAATCCACCAGGATTATAATATGGAGCAGATGGGAAAACTGATGGTTTCCAAACAGGCTGATACGGTTATGCTGGATTTTTTGCTGCCTGATCTGTTCCCTCTGGAAACAAAAAGAAAGAATTTTGAATTTTATGAAGATAAGACCCTCCATGATTCTTCCTTAAGCCGCTGCGTTCATGCAGTTTTAGCCAATGATTACGGAATGGATGACATGGCCTACCAAATGCATCAGGCGGCATGCTACACTGATCTGGGACCTAATATGAAATCCTCAGAGGAAGGAATTCACAGTGCCTCCATCGGAGGGATCTGGTTAAGCTGTGTCATGGGCTTTGGAGGTGTGAGGATCCGCCATGACAGTCTGGAGCTTAATCCAAAGCTTCCAAAGGCCTGGGAGGAGCTTCGTTTTCCATTGGTTTGGAAGGGTCAGAAACTGACGGTTACAGTGGAAAAGAAAGGCGTCAGAATCGCAAACAACGGAAGCTGTCCGGTAAAGCTTGTGGTATTTGGAAGGAGCAGCAAGGTGGAACCAAAAGAGTCTGTCTACGTGGAGAAGAAAACTTATGAAGCAGTTATTTTTGATTTGGATGGAGTGATCTGCCATACCGACCATTACCACTATCTTGCTTGGAAAAAGGTGGCGGATGAGCTGGGAATTTATTTTGACGAAATCATCAATAACCGTCTGAGAGGAGTCAGCCGAAAGGAAAGCTTTGATATTATACTGGAACGATATGATAGGGTTATGAAGGAAGAAGAAAAGGAAACATATCTTACGAAAAAAAATGAGAGTTATAAAAAACTGCTGGAAGGCATGACCCCTTCCGATTTGTCTGTTGAAACAAAAGATACATTAACGGAGCTTAGAAAACGGGGGATCAAGCTGGCCATCGGCTCTTCCAGCAAGAATGCGGGACTGATCTTAAAGCAGTTAGGCTTGGAACACTTCTTTGATGCAGTTTCCGATGGAAATGCAATCACCCATTCAAAGCCTCATCCGGAAGTATTTCAAAAAGCAGCCTCAATGCTGAACTGCGAACCAGAAAACTGTCTTGTGGTAGAAGATGCGGAGGCCGGGCTGGCAGCAGCAAAATCCTGCGGAATGGATTGCGCGGCAGTGGAAGATGGGGTAAAATCTTCATTAGCAGAGTATAAACTGTCATCCTTCAGGCAGTTGCTGGAAATCGTGGAATGA